From a region of the Terriglobia bacterium genome:
- the mutS gene encoding DNA mismatch repair protein MutS, whose product MTEPSTPLMRQYAAIKKEHPNALLFFRLGDFYELFFEDAVIAARELQITLTSRNKEKGIAVPMCGVPYHAAEGYLAKLIRKGYKVAICDQMEDPRKAKSIVRREVTRVVTPGTAADASLSSEENNFLAALARVGEAVGFAALDLSTGEFRATEFSGDDAERRVWEELQTLRPREVLYASSLPLFERRTERVGATFAETPLDDWVFAPDHAIPLVENQFGVLSLEGFGLAARAAAATAAGAVLHYIRSTQRGTLDHVDRIGYYERQNCLVLDAVTVRNLELIEPLFAGTSDDVTLFRTLDATITPMGKRLLRAWMLRPAIDAGEIRRRLDAVEVQVRETIAREELRRAMDGVLDLERLLSKVTLESANPRDLLALAGSLRRVPNIRAAVARLSAERLAALHGLLDELRDVSDLIEHTLVDEPPLSFAEGGVVRAGVDAELDQLRDLNRNSKQYIARIEERERQRTGIGSLKVKFNSVFGYYIEISKPNLHLAPADYERKQTLVNAERFTTPELKEYETKILEAQEKIVEIERRIFAELRGFIAGQAKRIRQTALALAEVDVIACFAHLSANRDYCRPEFDETADLEIVQGRHPVIERQEIMQSADRFVPNDLFLNSTTQSILILTGPNMGGKSTYLRQAALIAIMAQMGSFVPASRCRLGVVDRIFTRIGASDNLARGRSTFMVEMTETAAILNTATPRSLILLDEVGRGTATYDGLAIAWAAIEYIHARTRAKTLFATHYFELTELAERLSGVKNYHVSVKESAGGIIFLRKVEPGAADRSYGIEVGKLAGLPIEVVERAREVLKEHEDAEQRVTAHLANDEVAPPSMQLTMFTPLTQKIVDRIKATDLDRLSPLEALNLLHELKKQLG is encoded by the coding sequence ATGACCGAGCCGTCCACTCCGCTCATGCGGCAGTACGCCGCCATCAAGAAGGAGCATCCCAACGCGCTCCTCTTCTTCCGGCTGGGAGATTTCTACGAGCTCTTTTTTGAAGATGCGGTGATCGCAGCCCGCGAACTCCAGATCACCCTCACTTCTCGCAACAAGGAGAAGGGCATCGCCGTGCCCATGTGCGGCGTGCCCTACCATGCCGCCGAGGGCTACCTGGCGAAGCTCATCCGCAAGGGCTACAAGGTCGCCATCTGCGACCAGATGGAGGATCCGCGCAAAGCCAAGAGTATCGTGCGCCGGGAAGTGACGCGCGTGGTCACGCCGGGCACTGCGGCCGACGCCTCTCTCAGTTCGGAAGAGAACAATTTCCTTGCCGCTCTGGCCCGTGTCGGGGAGGCGGTCGGATTTGCCGCCCTCGATCTCTCGACAGGGGAGTTTCGCGCCACCGAGTTCAGCGGCGACGACGCCGAGCGCCGCGTCTGGGAAGAACTCCAGACCCTGCGCCCCCGGGAAGTGCTCTACGCTTCCTCGCTGCCGCTGTTCGAGCGCAGGACGGAACGCGTGGGCGCCACGTTTGCCGAGACCCCGCTTGACGATTGGGTCTTCGCACCCGATCACGCAATACCGCTGGTGGAAAACCAGTTCGGTGTGCTCTCGCTCGAAGGCTTTGGCCTCGCCGCCCGTGCGGCGGCGGCAACGGCCGCCGGCGCGGTGCTGCACTATATCCGTTCCACCCAGCGGGGCACGCTCGACCACGTGGACCGCATCGGCTACTACGAACGCCAGAATTGCCTGGTGCTGGACGCCGTCACCGTGCGCAACCTGGAACTGATCGAGCCGCTCTTCGCCGGCACCAGCGACGATGTCACCCTGTTCCGGACCCTGGACGCCACCATCACTCCCATGGGCAAGCGCCTGCTGCGGGCGTGGATGCTGCGCCCTGCGATCGACGCTGGGGAGATCCGCCGACGTCTCGACGCCGTGGAGGTGCAGGTCCGGGAAACGATCGCGCGCGAGGAGTTGCGGCGCGCCATGGACGGCGTACTCGACCTCGAGCGGCTCCTGAGCAAGGTGACGTTGGAGTCGGCCAACCCGCGTGACCTGCTTGCGCTGGCGGGATCACTGCGCCGCGTTCCCAACATTCGCGCCGCCGTCGCCCGCCTCAGCGCCGAACGTCTAGCAGCGTTGCACGGCCTGCTCGACGAGCTACGGGATGTCAGTGATCTGATCGAGCACACGCTGGTGGACGAGCCGCCACTCTCTTTCGCCGAGGGAGGCGTCGTCCGTGCCGGTGTGGATGCGGAACTCGACCAGCTCCGCGACCTCAACCGCAACAGCAAGCAGTACATCGCGCGCATCGAGGAGCGCGAGCGCCAACGCACCGGCATCGGCTCCCTAAAGGTAAAATTCAACAGCGTTTTCGGCTACTACATCGAGATCTCCAAGCCCAACCTGCACCTGGCCCCTGCCGACTATGAGCGCAAGCAGACCCTGGTCAACGCCGAGCGCTTCACTACGCCCGAACTGAAGGAATACGAAACAAAGATTCTCGAAGCGCAGGAGAAGATCGTCGAGATAGAGCGGCGGATCTTCGCCGAGCTGCGGGGATTCATCGCCGGGCAGGCCAAGCGGATCCGGCAGACCGCGCTGGCGCTGGCCGAGGTGGATGTGATCGCCTGTTTTGCTCACCTCTCCGCCAACCGCGACTATTGCCGGCCGGAGTTTGACGAAACCGCCGACCTCGAGATCGTGCAGGGACGCCACCCGGTCATCGAGCGCCAGGAGATCATGCAGTCGGCCGACCGCTTCGTGCCCAATGACCTCTTCCTGAACTCGACCACGCAGTCCATCCTGATCTTGACCGGCCCCAACATGGGCGGCAAGAGCACCTATCTTCGCCAGGCGGCCCTGATCGCGATCATGGCGCAGATGGGCTCGTTCGTGCCCGCATCGCGCTGCCGCCTGGGCGTAGTGGACCGCATCTTCACCCGCATCGGGGCCAGCGACAACCTGGCGCGCGGCCGCTCCACGTTCATGGTCGAGATGACCGAAACCGCCGCCATCCTCAACACGGCCACGCCCCGCTCACTCATCCTGCTCGACGAGGTGGGCCGTGGGACCGCCACCTACGACGGCCTGGCAATTGCTTGGGCAGCGATCGAGTACATCCACGCGCGCACGCGCGCCAAAACTCTGTTTGCTACGCATTACTTCGAACTGACCGAGTTGGCGGAGCGACTTTCGGGCGTGAAGAACTATCACGTCTCGGTGAAGGAGAGCGCCGGCGGGATCATCTTCCTGCGCAAAGTCGAGCCCGGGGCCGCCGACCGCAGCTACGGCATCGAGGTCGGGAAGTTGGCCGGGTTGCCCATCGAGGTAGTGGAGCGCGCACGGGAGGTGCTGAAGGAGCACGAGGACGCCGAGCAGCGCGTCACGGCCCACCTGGCGAACGACGAAGTCGCGCCGCCCTCCATGCAGCTCACCATGTTCACCCCGCTCACGCAGAAGATTGTGGACCGCATCAAGGCCACCGACCTCGACCGCCTGAGCCCGCTCGAGGCCCTCAATCTGCTGCACGAACTCAAGAAGCAATTGGGGTGA
- a CDS encoding anhydro-N-acetylmuramic acid kinase — translation MIVAGVMSGTSADGINVAIARCFGRGLHTRFEVLAHSEFPYPSAIRRMILSTMNARQASVADLARLNFLLGELYADAVLRAQRRARVDVELIGCHGQTLYHQGEPAPFLGRKLACTWQTGEGAVLAARTGIPVVSDFRPADMAAGGKGAPLVPFLDYLVYRHRRRGRIVQNIGGIANLTAIPARATLEQVIAFDTGPGNMVIDAVTNQLFGVPYDRDGRIAARGKVLESVLREALRHPFFRRKPPKTAGREQFGREFVTRFLRLRGRAPQEDMVATATALTARTIAGAVRRFVLPSSRRLHRGRLVRGTDPGHYRDYIATGGGARNKTLMRMIEAEIVPLGLRLRDPEDFGVPSVAKEAVAFAVLAYQTWRRRPGNIPAATGAQEPTILGKVSYV, via the coding sequence GTGATCGTCGCCGGAGTGATGAGCGGTACCTCGGCGGATGGCATCAACGTGGCCATCGCCCGCTGCTTCGGACGCGGCCTGCACACCCGGTTCGAGGTTCTCGCCCACAGCGAGTTCCCCTACCCATCGGCGATCCGCCGCATGATTCTGAGTACGATGAACGCCCGCCAGGCAAGCGTGGCCGACCTCGCGCGCCTGAATTTCCTTCTCGGGGAGCTCTACGCCGACGCTGTGCTCCGGGCCCAGAGGCGCGCACGCGTCGACGTGGAACTGATCGGCTGTCACGGCCAGACCCTTTACCACCAGGGCGAACCCGCGCCGTTCCTGGGACGCAAGCTCGCCTGCACTTGGCAGACAGGCGAGGGCGCGGTGCTCGCCGCGCGTACTGGCATTCCCGTAGTTTCCGATTTCCGCCCTGCGGATATGGCCGCCGGAGGCAAGGGCGCGCCACTGGTTCCGTTCCTCGACTACCTCGTCTATCGCCATCGTCGCCGCGGCCGCATCGTGCAGAACATCGGAGGCATCGCCAACCTGACCGCCATACCTGCCCGCGCGACGCTTGAGCAGGTCATCGCCTTCGATACCGGTCCCGGTAACATGGTCATCGACGCCGTCACAAATCAGCTCTTTGGCGTCCCCTACGATCGGGATGGCCGCATCGCCGCCCGCGGCAAAGTTCTGGAAAGTGTTCTGCGCGAAGCACTCCGCCACCCCTTCTTCCGCAGGAAACCGCCCAAGACCGCCGGCCGGGAGCAGTTCGGGCGCGAGTTCGTCACGCGCTTCCTGCGCCTCCGAGGCCGAGCGCCGCAGGAAGACATGGTGGCCACCGCAACGGCGCTCACCGCTCGCACCATCGCCGGGGCGGTGCGCCGCTTCGTATTGCCGTCTTCTCGCCGCTTGCATCGAGGGCGCCTCGTTCGCGGGACCGACCCCGGTCATTACCGCGACTACATCGCGACCGGCGGCGGCGCCAGGAACAAGACCCTCATGCGCATGATCGAAGCCGAGATCGTCCCGCTCGGTCTCCGCCTGCGCGATCCCGAAGACTTCGGCGTCCCCTCGGTAGCAAAGGAGGCCGTTGCCTTCGCCGTCCTGGCGTACCAGACATGGCGGCGACGGCCAGGAAATATCCCAGCAGCCACAGGCGCACAAGAGCCCACCATCCTAGGCAAGGTTTCGTATGTGTGA
- the hemA gene encoding glutamyl-tRNA reductase, whose protein sequence is MKFRLIGVNHRTAPVEVRERFAIPESRLPDALQSLCRYPGITEGLILSTCNRVEFLAHAENGGEADLRGFIREYFAVDPTEFEKYLYEYRDDDAVRHLFRVASSLDSMIVGEPQILGQVKEAYTAARAVGAVNSHLDALVTRAFAVAKRIRSETQIGTSAVSVASVAVDLAKKIFGELGGKVVYLVGAGKMSELAARHLLAHGAEQILVSNRTYEKAQDMAEAFGGQAVLFEQLYDTVDKADIVISSTGAPHFIFRREHGEAFLHRRKNRPMFFIDIAVPRDVDPEMNKLDGIFVYDIDDLQQVSAQHIADRRREADRAEAIVTDEVRRFQDRLKTLSVVPTIVSLQEHMENIRQAEIERARGKLGQLSPEQEQAVDAITRGIINKVLHTPITTLKSAAKDPEATTLISVIRRIFNLRSSKEEN, encoded by the coding sequence ATGAAATTCCGGCTCATCGGCGTCAATCACAGGACCGCGCCGGTCGAAGTGCGCGAGCGCTTTGCCATCCCCGAATCGCGGCTCCCCGACGCCCTGCAAAGCCTGTGCCGGTATCCCGGGATCACGGAGGGGCTCATCCTCTCCACTTGCAACCGCGTCGAGTTCCTCGCCCACGCCGAGAACGGCGGCGAGGCCGACCTGCGCGGCTTCATCCGTGAATACTTCGCGGTCGATCCTACGGAGTTCGAAAAATATCTCTACGAGTACCGCGACGACGATGCGGTGCGCCACCTCTTCCGAGTGGCCTCCAGCCTCGATTCCATGATCGTCGGCGAGCCCCAGATCCTCGGCCAGGTCAAAGAGGCTTACACGGCGGCTCGCGCCGTGGGGGCTGTCAACTCGCATCTTGACGCGCTGGTGACCCGCGCGTTCGCTGTCGCCAAGCGCATCCGCAGCGAGACCCAGATCGGGACCTCGGCGGTCTCGGTCGCATCCGTCGCCGTCGATCTGGCCAAGAAGATCTTCGGGGAGCTGGGCGGCAAGGTGGTCTATCTCGTCGGCGCCGGCAAGATGAGTGAGCTCGCCGCCCGCCACCTCCTGGCCCACGGGGCGGAGCAGATCCTGGTCTCCAACCGCACCTACGAGAAAGCCCAGGACATGGCGGAGGCGTTCGGCGGCCAGGCCGTCCTTTTCGAGCAGCTTTACGACACCGTGGACAAGGCCGACATCGTCATCAGTTCCACGGGAGCACCGCATTTCATCTTCCGCCGCGAGCATGGCGAGGCCTTCCTGCACCGGCGAAAGAACCGCCCCATGTTCTTCATCGATATCGCGGTCCCGCGCGACGTCGATCCGGAGATGAATAAGCTGGACGGCATCTTTGTCTACGACATCGACGACCTGCAGCAGGTGTCCGCCCAGCACATCGCGGACCGCCGACGCGAAGCCGACCGCGCCGAGGCCATCGTCACCGACGAGGTCCGCCGTTTCCAGGACCGCCTGAAGACCCTCAGCGTGGTTCCCACGATCGTCTCCCTCCAGGAGCACATGGAGAACATCCGCCAGGCAGAGATCGAGCGCGCCCGTGGCAAGCTGGGCCAGCTGTCGCCCGAGCAGGAACAGGCGGTGGACGCCATCACCCGCGGCATCATCAACAAGGTGCTGCATACCCCCATCACCACGCTCAAGAGCGCGGCCAAAGACCCCGAAGCCACCACTCTGATCTCGGTCATCCGGCGGATCTTCAACCTGCGCAGTTCGAAAGAGGAGAACTAG
- a CDS encoding nuclear transport factor 2 family protein has protein sequence MRAAALLSILALLSCRPAWADTPENEVRAVITAFQDGMRDRNVAHVQKTVGNDVVSILEGSRRDGWEEFRDRRLVPDFAHPAPASRWEIVRLSASADIAWAYTKTTLSSAAKGDMVMWTVFVLERRGKEWKIVMVDQSSGRPHPAPGKKPRRR, from the coding sequence ATGCGCGCTGCGGCCCTGCTCTCCATCCTGGCGCTTCTCAGCTGCCGGCCCGCCTGGGCGGATACGCCGGAGAACGAGGTGCGGGCGGTCATCACCGCCTTCCAGGACGGCATGCGCGACCGCAACGTGGCCCACGTGCAGAAGACCGTCGGCAATGACGTTGTGTCGATCCTGGAGGGCTCACGACGTGACGGCTGGGAGGAGTTCCGTGACCGCCGCCTGGTGCCCGACTTCGCGCACCCTGCCCCGGCATCCCGGTGGGAGATCGTGAGGCTGAGCGCTTCGGCAGATATCGCCTGGGCTTACACCAAGACCACGCTCTCTTCCGCCGCCAAGGGCGATATGGTGATGTGGACGGTGTTCGTGCTGGAGCGGCGGGGCAAGGAATGGAAGATCGTGATGGTGGACCAGTCCTCCGGACGCCCGCATCCCGCGCCGGGGAAAAAGCCGCGCCGGCGCTAG
- the nagZ gene encoding beta-N-acetylhexosaminidase has translation MSDLREQVGQLLIFGFDGAGISAGLRTAISTLKPGGIILFARNIVEPRQTWELLNETRSLARTPMFLCVDMEGGTVDRLKDVVASAPAAADVFATGSKKAFRRHGLLIGEECRALGFNVDFAPVLDLGCEPSRGVLTSRTVSAKPKETVTYVKEFLKGLGEARILGCGKHFPGLGEATLDTHHELPMVPKKWRRLWNEDLYPYRKLHKNLPFIMVAHAAYPDVTGDRTPASISRKWITDILRKKIGYRGLVVSDDLEMGGVLAAGSIEHAAVESIRAGADMFLVCHNEEHVWAAYRAVVHEAERDRKFAEQVRLAARRVLDFKNHERELRRFPSAPSDRKLRKLREAMSRFTETVREATS, from the coding sequence ATGTCTGATCTCCGCGAGCAAGTCGGGCAGCTTCTGATCTTCGGCTTCGATGGTGCGGGAATCAGTGCTGGCCTCCGCACGGCGATCAGCACCCTGAAGCCCGGCGGGATCATCCTGTTCGCACGCAACATCGTGGAGCCGCGGCAGACGTGGGAACTGCTGAATGAGACACGTTCGCTGGCGCGCACGCCCATGTTTCTGTGCGTGGACATGGAGGGCGGCACGGTGGACCGGCTCAAGGACGTGGTTGCTTCCGCTCCGGCAGCGGCCGACGTATTCGCCACCGGGAGCAAGAAGGCTTTTCGCCGGCATGGACTCCTGATCGGGGAGGAATGCCGTGCGCTGGGTTTTAACGTGGACTTCGCGCCGGTGCTGGATCTCGGCTGCGAGCCTTCGCGCGGCGTGCTCACGTCGCGCACAGTGTCGGCCAAGCCCAAGGAGACCGTCACCTACGTGAAAGAGTTTCTGAAAGGACTTGGCGAGGCGCGGATCCTGGGATGCGGGAAGCATTTCCCGGGTCTCGGTGAGGCGACCCTGGACACCCATCACGAACTGCCGATGGTCCCGAAGAAATGGCGGCGGCTGTGGAATGAGGACCTCTACCCATACCGAAAGCTGCACAAGAATCTGCCCTTCATCATGGTTGCCCACGCCGCCTACCCCGACGTGACCGGCGACCGCACGCCTGCCTCGATCTCGCGCAAGTGGATCACCGACATTCTTCGGAAGAAGATCGGCTATCGGGGTCTGGTGGTCTCTGACGACCTGGAGATGGGAGGCGTTCTTGCGGCCGGATCCATCGAGCATGCAGCCGTCGAAAGCATCCGTGCGGGCGCCGACATGTTCCTGGTTTGTCACAACGAGGAGCACGTCTGGGCGGCCTACCGCGCGGTCGTGCACGAGGCGGAGCGAGACAGGAAGTTCGCGGAGCAGGTGCGGCTAGCCGCCCGCCGCGTCCTTGACTTCAAGAATCACGAAAGGGAATTGCGCCGATTCCCGTCGGCGCCGTCCGATCGCAAGCTACGCAAGCTGCGGGAAGCGATGTCCCGATTCACAGAAACAGTCCGTGAGGCGACCTCGTGA
- the hemC gene encoding hydroxymethylbilane synthase has product MAKLRIGSRGSQLALWQANHVKALLEGQGHQVEIEIIKTTGDKITEVALAKVGTKGMFTKEIEEALEEGRVDLAVHSLKDLPTELQPQFELAAVMKRQDPRDAFLSVDYASFKDLPKGARVGTSSLRRQAQLKAIRPDLDIHPLRGNVDTRLRKLEEGQYKAIILASAGLNRLGLTKRVREIIPPDVVCPAVGQGALGIECRSNDSRTKELLRFLDDAPTRRACAAERALLRTLGGGCQVPIGAHAETVDGLLRLTAVVARPDGSLVLREQQTGGDPEKLGVEVGRALRKKGAEQILREVYGEVVTTPQQP; this is encoded by the coding sequence ATGGCCAAACTTCGCATCGGTTCGCGCGGCTCCCAACTGGCCCTCTGGCAGGCCAACCACGTTAAAGCTTTACTTGAGGGTCAGGGACACCAGGTCGAGATCGAGATCATCAAGACCACGGGCGACAAGATCACCGAGGTGGCGCTCGCCAAGGTCGGCACCAAGGGGATGTTCACCAAGGAGATCGAGGAGGCTCTGGAAGAAGGCCGGGTGGACCTGGCGGTCCATAGCCTGAAAGACCTGCCGACCGAGCTGCAGCCGCAATTTGAACTGGCCGCCGTGATGAAGCGCCAGGACCCGCGCGACGCATTCCTGTCGGTCGATTACGCCAGCTTCAAGGATCTGCCCAAGGGCGCGCGCGTCGGCACCAGCAGCCTGCGCCGCCAGGCGCAACTCAAGGCGATCCGTCCGGACCTCGACATCCATCCGTTGCGCGGCAACGTGGACACGCGCCTGCGCAAGCTCGAGGAAGGGCAGTACAAGGCCATCATCCTCGCCTCTGCCGGCCTCAACCGGCTGGGATTGACCAAGCGCGTGCGCGAGATCATTCCTCCGGACGTAGTCTGTCCCGCGGTGGGCCAGGGAGCCCTCGGCATCGAGTGCCGCTCGAACGACTCCCGCACGAAAGAATTGCTGCGATTCCTCGACGATGCTCCCACGCGCCGGGCTTGCGCTGCCGAGCGCGCCCTGCTGCGCACACTGGGCGGCGGCTGCCAGGTCCCGATCGGGGCTCATGCGGAAACCGTGGACGGCCTTCTCCGCCTTACCGCCGTGGTCGCCCGTCCCGACGGCTCGCTCGTTCTTCGCGAGCAGCAGACCGGCGGCGACCCGGAAAAACTGGGCGTCGAAGTCGGCCGCGCGCTCCGCAAGAAGGGCGCGGAACAGATCCTCCGCGAAGTCTACGGCGAGGTGGTCACCACCCCGCAGCAGCCATGA
- a CDS encoding TIGR00282 family metallophosphoesterase, translated as MRIVFVGDIFGRPGRNVVRDHIRDIAQTRRADLVIANAENAAAGFGITPSIAEELLGLGIDVLTTGNHIWDKKEIMPYLKSADGDLKSRARRVLRPANYPAGAPGHGLFEGATASGVPYAILNLQGRVFMGGNDDPFRTADALLSGIKAKVVLVDMHAEATSEKIAMGWFLDGRVTAVVGTHTHVPTADERVLPKGTAYITDVGMTGPYDSVIGVEKEMILQRFLTNMPAKFEPATGDVRLCAVVIDCDEATGRARSIERLVLRGE; from the coding sequence GTGCGCATCGTTTTCGTAGGCGACATTTTCGGGCGGCCGGGCCGCAACGTGGTGCGGGACCACATCCGCGACATCGCCCAGACCCGCCGCGCGGATCTCGTGATCGCCAATGCCGAGAACGCTGCGGCCGGCTTCGGCATCACTCCATCCATCGCCGAGGAGCTTCTCGGCCTCGGCATCGACGTCCTGACCACCGGCAATCATATCTGGGACAAGAAGGAGATCATGCCGTACTTGAAGTCGGCGGATGGAGATTTGAAGAGTCGCGCGCGTCGCGTTTTGCGGCCGGCAAACTATCCCGCCGGCGCCCCAGGCCACGGCCTTTTCGAAGGCGCCACCGCGTCCGGCGTGCCGTATGCCATCCTGAATCTCCAGGGGCGCGTATTCATGGGGGGCAACGACGATCCCTTCCGCACCGCGGACGCCCTGCTCTCCGGCATCAAAGCCAAGGTCGTGCTGGTGGACATGCACGCCGAAGCGACTTCCGAGAAGATTGCCATGGGATGGTTCCTGGACGGACGTGTGACCGCCGTGGTCGGCACCCACACGCACGTGCCTACCGCGGACGAGCGAGTGCTGCCGAAAGGGACGGCGTATATCACCGACGTGGGCATGACCGGCCCCTACGACAGCGTCATCGGTGTGGAAAAGGAAATGATTTTGCAGCGCTTCCTCACCAACATGCCGGCCAAGTTCGAGCCCGCAACCGGCGATGTGCGCCTCTGCGCCGTGGTCATCGATTGTGATGAGGCCACGGGGCGGGCTCGCTCCATCGAGCGGCTGGTGTTACGGGGAGAGTGA
- a CDS encoding cytochrome c biogenesis protein produces MPLLWLRVATAFYGLGLLHAFIALTRRNESLSRIIMPVMGLGFVFHFVSLTEGFVQAGRVFPASIHNSESLLGFLLMVFVFGAFLRSRNNAFGIFIFPVVFLLTFSAAVGQQPPQFSSPLLRSGWIFIHVALIFTGYAALFFSFAASLLYLLQQRTLKAKQISGLISRLPALETIDQIGYRSLLLGFPFMTFGLIAGAVIAQSTFGPTYFRDPKIVLSVLMWAVYVVLLYMRWNAGWRGRRAAYVSAFAFTTALVVWVANNFSAVHKFVER; encoded by the coding sequence ATGCCGCTTCTTTGGCTCAGGGTAGCGACAGCCTTCTACGGCTTGGGTTTGCTCCACGCATTCATCGCTCTTACCCGCCGCAATGAGTCGCTCTCGCGCATCATCATGCCGGTCATGGGACTCGGCTTCGTCTTCCACTTCGTCTCGCTGACCGAAGGGTTCGTGCAGGCGGGGCGCGTTTTTCCGGCATCCATCCATAATTCCGAGTCGCTCCTCGGGTTCCTCCTGATGGTGTTCGTTTTCGGCGCGTTTCTGCGCTCGCGCAACAACGCCTTCGGGATCTTCATCTTTCCCGTCGTCTTCCTGCTCACGTTTTCCGCCGCGGTGGGACAGCAACCGCCGCAGTTCAGTTCGCCGCTGTTGCGCAGCGGATGGATCTTCATCCACGTCGCCCTGATCTTTACCGGCTACGCGGCCCTGTTCTTCAGCTTCGCCGCCAGCCTGCTGTACCTGCTCCAGCAGCGGACGCTCAAAGCCAAGCAGATCAGCGGGCTGATTTCGCGGCTGCCGGCGCTGGAGACGATCGACCAGATCGGCTACCGCTCCCTGCTGCTCGGGTTCCCGTTCATGACCTTCGGTCTGATCGCGGGTGCGGTGATCGCACAGTCCACTTTCGGCCCGACCTACTTCCGTGACCCCAAGATCGTCCTCTCGGTCCTGATGTGGGCGGTGTACGTCGTCTTGCTCTACATGCGGTGGAACGCCGGGTGGCGCGGACGTCGCGCCGCCTACGTTTCGGCCTTCGCCTTCACCACGGCGCTAGTGGTCTGGGTGGCGAACAACTTCAGCGCCGTGCACAAATTCGTCGAACGATGA
- a CDS encoding ABC transporter substrate-binding protein, whose amino-acid sequence MIIESSPANLDPRVGTDAQSERIYKLIFDALLVRDEHFNLRPGLAESWEIPDPVTYVFHLRHGVRFHDGRPLTARDVKWSFDSVMNGTVISPKASTYRTVDRIDAPDDYTVIFHLKEPFATLLWNISDGAIGIVPYGSARGFNTRPIGSGPFRFVRLDQDREVVLERNDSYWGDKPKIRRVDFLVVPDTTTRALELRKGSADIALTSLTADMIAALKQEAGVVIQQSPGTVYSYLAINLRDPILKDVRVRQALAYAMDRRPMIHSLWRDQVRPASSILPPQHWAYNADVPTYEHDPARARRLLDQAGYRPGPDGIRFHLTLKTSTEESTRLFAAVLQEQLREVGIALDIRTFEFATFYADVQKGAFQLFSLRWIGGNEDPDIFEHVFYSTSTPPKRANRGYYSNPRVDALIDEGRRELDQAKRRQIYAEVQRIVATDLPYINLWYYDNVVVHSGRLKDVAVSPSGNYDFLRTVEFAR is encoded by the coding sequence ATGATCATTGAATCCAGCCCTGCGAACCTCGACCCCCGGGTGGGCACGGACGCGCAGTCCGAGCGAATCTACAAGCTGATCTTCGACGCTCTCCTGGTGCGCGACGAGCACTTCAACCTTCGCCCCGGCCTGGCGGAGAGCTGGGAGATCCCGGACCCGGTCACCTATGTCTTTCATCTGCGCCACGGCGTCCGCTTCCACGACGGCCGCCCCCTGACCGCTCGCGATGTGAAGTGGAGCTTCGACAGCGTCATGAACGGGACGGTCATCAGCCCTAAGGCGAGCACCTACCGCACGGTCGACCGAATCGACGCGCCCGACGATTACACCGTCATTTTCCATCTGAAGGAACCTTTCGCGACCCTGTTGTGGAACATCTCGGACGGGGCCATCGGAATCGTCCCTTACGGCAGCGCCCGCGGATTCAACACGCGCCCCATTGGCAGCGGACCGTTCCGTTTCGTTCGTCTGGATCAGGACAGGGAAGTAGTGCTGGAACGCAATGACAGCTACTGGGGCGACAAGCCGAAGATCCGCCGCGTGGATTTTCTGGTCGTTCCGGACACCACCACCCGGGCGCTGGAGCTGCGCAAGGGTTCCGCCGACATCGCCCTCACCTCGCTCACAGCCGACATGATTGCGGCGCTCAAACAGGAAGCCGGCGTAGTGATTCAGCAATCACCAGGGACGGTGTACAGCTACCTCGCCATAAATCTGCGCGACCCCATCCTGAAAGATGTCCGCGTCCGCCAGGCACTCGCCTACGCCATGGATCGCCGGCCCATGATCCATTCCTTGTGGCGCGACCAGGTTCGTCCGGCCTCCAGCATCCTGCCGCCCCAGCACTGGGCCTATAACGCTGACGTGCCCACCTACGAGCACGACCCGGCGCGCGCCCGCCGGCTCCTCGACCAGGCTGGATATCGCCCCGGCCCCGACGGCATCCGCTTTCACCTGACCCTGAAAACCTCGACCGAAGAATCCACGCGCCTGTTCGCCGCGGTGCTCCAGGAACAGCTTCGCGAGGTGGGGATCGCGCTCGACATCCGCACCTTCGAATTCGCCACCTTCTATGCCGATGTGCAGAAGGGCGCCTTCCAACTGTTTTCGCTCCGCTGGATCGGCGGCAACGAGGACCCCGACATCTTCGAGCACGTCTTTTATTCCACCAGCACGCCGCCCAAGCGCGCCAATCGCGGCTACTATTCCAACCCGCGCGTGGACGCTCTCATCGATGAAGGCCGCCGCGAACTGGACCAGGCCAAGCGCCGCCAGATCTATGCCGAGGTCCAGCGCATCGTCGCCACGGACCTGCCGTACATCAACCTTTGGTATTACGACAACGTCGTGGTGCATTCCGGCCGGCTGAAAGATGTGGCCGTCAGTCCCTCTGGGAATTACGATTTCCTGCGCACGGTCGAGTTCGCCCGCTAA